The sequence GCTGGCCAAGCAACTGCACATCCCCAGAGGGGAAGCCCAGCAGTACATCGACATCTACTTCGAGCGTTACCCCGGGGTGAAGCGCTACATGGAAGACACCCGCAAACAGGCCCACGACGATCAGTATGTGGAGACCCTGTTTGGCCGCCGCCTGCACCTGCCGGACATCAACGCCCGCAACAAGATGCGCCAGCAGGCCGCAGAGCGCACCGCCATCAACGCCCCCATGCAGGGCAGTGCCGCCGACATCATCAAGCGGGCGATGATCAGCGTGTCCGACTACCTGACCAGACAGGACAAGGATGAGATCCGCATGTTGATGCAGGTACACGATGAACTGGTGTTTGAAGTGAAGCAGGAGCACGCCGACGACCACAGCCAGGCGCTGTGTGAGCTGATGGCCGGCGCCGCTCAGCTGGATGTGCCGCTGATTGCCGAAGCCGGCATCGGCGACAACTGGGATCAGGCCCACTAAGAGAAGCGACGATTTCCAGGTCACTCAGATGGGAGCCTTGTGCTCCCCTTGTTTTTGCCCTTGGGGTGTAAGTGAACTTTCATCACAGGGGCCCGACTCAACCACAAAGAACCCCGCCATTAGATCTGACGGATCCACTCCCAGGATCGCCAACTGGATCGCAGATCACATTTTGACGACTTATTGCGGTAAGGCACCGACCAGGTAAACGAATGGATAATGAGACTTTATGTAGTTATTGGATCAAAAAGCGTGGAATGTGGAGATTTTTGTCGATCAAGATCACAAAATTTCTCTTCCGGGACTGAATTCGCTTTTATAAAGCAACCTGGTTGGCTATGCTTTCGTCTGTAGGGTACAGAGGTAAGATGTTCTATCTTAACAAACCTTATTCGATCGCTCCCAGCGATCAGCCAAAATTTATGGCGCCCCGGTGACACTTGTCACCGGGGTTTTTTCTTTTCTATGTCTGAAAACTTTCACCAAATTCCGACACTCACTGTACACTTTTTGCACACCCAAATTAGAGCAAATGCTTTAGTTTTTGTTGTTTAAAGGTTATGATGAGCTCATAGGGTCGTCCCCCGGAATCCGAGTCCGGGCGACTCTCGTCTTGTTATCGTTGAAAAAGCTTCTCCCCAATTGAGCTTTTTACACGCCGGTGATGGTTATTCGTCGCCGGCTTTTTCTTTTTTGGGGCCCATAAAAAAGACGCCCCGTGGGCGCCTTCATTGCAAGTGATCGACCCTTACTCGGCCACCACCTCATCCTGGGGGTCCAGCCAACGACCGATATGGGCAATGGCTTCTCCGCGGCCGGTTCCTTTCAGTGACGAGAACAGTTGCACCTTTATCTCACCACCAAACTCCTCCAGGGCAGACTTTACGTCTCTCAGGGTTTTCTGCTTGACCGCCTGCTTCAGCTTATCCGCCTTGGTCAGCAGCACCAGCACCGGCAACTCTGCGGCCACGGACCAGCGGATCATGTTAGCGTCCAGGTCCTTCAGTGGGTGACGGCAATCCATCATCACCACCACCCCGCGCAGACAGCGACGCTTCTCAAGATACTCAGCCAGGGCCTTCTGCCACTTCTTCTTCATCTCCAGGGGGACCTGGGCAAAACCGTAGCCGGGCAGATCCACCAGACGGCGGTCATCCCCGACCTCAAACAGGTTGATCATCTGGGTACGACCCGGGGTCTTGGAGGTCTTAGCCAAACCTTTCTGATCGGTCATGGTATTGAGGGCAGAGGATTTTCCCGCATTAGAGCGGCCTGCAAACGCAACCTCGATCCCGGTATCTGGCGGCAGAAAGCTGATGTCAGGGGCGCTGAGCATGTACTTGGCGCTGCGAAAATCGATGGCGGTATCGCTCACTTAGGATCTCCATTGGTGTTTTACAGGGTTGCTCTGGGTCACATTACGCCAAATTTTTAGATCTAACGACAAATTAGTGTAAAATGCGTCCTGCGAGCCTCCCCAATAGTCTATCACGGGGCGAGGCTGGACAGGGAAAGAACGAGCCACGCAAATATAAGTTGGAACACCATGAAAAAATTAGCACTAACACTTTCTGTGCTCGCCGCTTTCAGCGGTACTGTTCAGGCCCAGGGAGATGAAGCCAAAGGGCAGCAAGTTGCCACCACCACCTGTCTCGCCTGCCACGGCATGGACGGGAACAGCATGGTCCCCATGTACCCCAAACTGGCTGGCCAGCATCAGGGTTATCTGCTCAAGCAGCTGAAAGAGTTCAAACAGGGCGCCATGAGCGGCGGTAAAGAGGGTCGAAACGATCCCATTATGGCCGGTATGGTCATGACCCTGAATGAGGAGCAGATGGCGGATGTCTCCGCTTTCTACGCTTCCCAGACCATCTCCGCAGGCGCCCAGGTGGATGCAGAGACCCAGGCCAAGGGCGAAAAACTCTACATGGGTGGTGATGCCCAGCGTCAGATCACCGCCTGTGCTGCCTGCCACGGTCCTAAAGGGGAAGGGATGAACCTGGCCGGCTACCCCAGCCTGGCGGGTCAGCACCCGGACTACATCAAGGCCCAATTGGAAAAATTCCGCAGTGGCGCCCGCGCCAACGACCTCAACGGCATGATGACCGGCGTGGCCAAGAACCTGCGTGACGAAGACATCAGCCTGCTGAGCCAGTACATCTCCAGCCTGAAATAGGCCGGAATGGAATACTCGGAGTAAAGGGCGAGCCAGTGGCTCGCCTTTTTAACATCTGCGATTCATGGACCTGGATCACAGAAGGCGCATCCCATCTGAATGATTCTTCTTGTAAGAGATTTGCCATTGCGACATTGAGAGATTTAAGTCTTTTTCACTGCTGAATCTCCCTCAAAACCAATACCATCAAGCAATTGCGCTGTTAACAATCGCGAGCGACGGTAACAAAACCGCAAAAAAAGTTGCGATCCAGCTCAAATTAAGTAGAGTATGGGGCATCCAAAGGAGAGGAACTCGGTGGCCGGAGTGTTACCGAAAAAAAAGGGACAACACCCAAGGAGATGGGTGGTGGAACGGAAACTCTTCAGGAGGAAACGAGCCGGAGAGCTCGAGCAGAAGGACCAGCATCTAAGTTCAACATGGATGGTTATATTACGTCAGGAAGATGCTTGTCATCTGGACGATGACATTAGCCTTGTTAAGGAAAACCTTCAGGAAGAAGAATAAAGCGCCAGGATAGGCCGAAAACGAAAAAAGCCGCACGGAAGCAGTAAAAAGAAGACGGATCTAGACCGGGAAAGTCACATCGCAGGTAAGGATTGCCTGAATACCCGAATGAGTGAGTGTCTTAAGACACCCCATTACCTGGCAGCAGAGGAGACTCTGCTGCCATTTTTATTTCCCGCCCCCCCAGGTTCCCAGCAACAAGTGTTCCACTTATAATGGGCCGGTGATCCTACGCGAACCCTGCGTCGCCGGCTCCGCCATAGAATATCAACCCGCCCCAGTGGCTCCTTCGAGGTTTCGGGACCCCTATGCACTGCCCCCTCTGTCAGCACCATCAGACTCAGCACTATCATCAGGACAAGAAACGTCACTACTTCCAGTGCGCCAGGTGTGAACTGGTGTTTGCCGATCCCAATGCTCTGCTGCCCCCCTCGGCAGAGAAGCATCAGTACGATCAGCATCAGAATGACCCTGCAGACCAGGGGTACCGCCGCTTCCTCTCCCGGGTGGCACAGCCGCTGATGCAGAGGCTGGCGCCTGGTAGCCAGGGGCTGGACTTCGGTTGTGGTCCGGGCCCCACCCTGTCGCTGATGCTGGAGGAAGCGGGACACTCCGTGGCCCTCTATGACCCCTATTTCCACCCGGACAGGGCGCCATTGAGAAGCCACTACGACTTTGTCACCTGCACCGAGGCCATTGAACATTTCTACCGGCCCGGGCGGGAATGGCAATTGCTGCTGGAGCTGGTACGTCCTGGCGGCACCCTGGCGCTGATGACCAAACTGGTCAAGGACAGACAGGCGTTTGCCAACTGGCACTACAAGAACGACCCCACCCATGTCAGCTTTTTCAGCCGCACCACCTTCGAGTTCCTGGCCCAAAGGGACGACCTGACGGTGGAATTTATTGGTAATGACGTCGTACTGCTGCAAAAAGCGGCATAATCTGGTATAACCTGCCGCCCACTCTGGAGGCAAACGATGACGAGACAGAAGAAATCCCGCAAGATTAATGTTCACGGACCCCGGCAGCAGACCCGCACCGAAAAGGGAAGCGGTCACGAAGGCAAACGCCGGAACGCCAAGGGCAAGGCCGCTGGCTCTCGCCAGAACGAAGGCTCTGCCAAGTCCAGACTGCGGGCGGATCGGCCTCAGGACACCCTGGATCCGCGGCTGGGCAGCAAGAAGCCCATCTCTCTGGTCGCCCCCCAGAACGAGGCACCGGTGGCCAAGCCCCTCTCTCCGGAGCAGGAGCTGGAGAAACTGGAGAACCTGCCACGGCTCAACGACCTGCTGGACCGGCTGGATCAGGATGAGGTGCTCAGCGCCGAGGATCAGCAGTGGCTGGACGCCAAGCTGGACAGAATCGAACAGTTGATGACCCAGCTGGGCATCGAACTGGAGGAGGCCCAGGAGCAGCAGGCTGCCCCCCAGCCGGAGCAGGATCTGATGAGCCGCTTCGAGTCCGGCAGTGAGCTGCTGGACGACTACAAAGAGTAATCCCCAGGGGCCCGGCAAACACCGGGCCCTTTTGCCTTTGCCGGCCCTGTCGCCGCGGCCCAGCCTGACCTAACCTAACTCTGTGGTCCAGCTCACGTTCCTGAGCTCAGGCAGGGAACCTATGGCCCGCACCGTTGTTTATAAAGCATCACGCCCAACACAGCCTTATCGGCCAGACCAGCCCCCCGGGGTGAATTTGGGTCACGGATCAAAGGCAAGGCGCTTAAAAGTGTGCATAATGCACATTAAATAATGCTCCCGTTGAGTCATCGGAACGCAACCAGACCTCGGGAAGCCGCAATATCATCGGCTCACCCATGCCGCAGGAGAGAATGCAGTGCAGGATAAGATTAGCTGGAACCAGGCCCTGATCGAGAAGTATAACTACAGCGGCCCCCGTTACACCTCATACCCCACCGCAGTGGAGTTCCATAAGGACTAC is a genomic window of Ferrimonas sp. YFM containing:
- a CDS encoding class I SAM-dependent methyltransferase, coding for MHCPLCQHHQTQHYHQDKKRHYFQCARCELVFADPNALLPPSAEKHQYDQHQNDPADQGYRRFLSRVAQPLMQRLAPGSQGLDFGCGPGPTLSLMLEEAGHSVALYDPYFHPDRAPLRSHYDFVTCTEAIEHFYRPGREWQLLLELVRPGGTLALMTKLVKDRQAFANWHYKNDPTHVSFFSRTTFEFLAQRDDLTVEFIGNDVVLLQKAA
- the yihA gene encoding ribosome biogenesis GTP-binding protein YihA/YsxC translates to MSDTAIDFRSAKYMLSAPDISFLPPDTGIEVAFAGRSNAGKSSALNTMTDQKGLAKTSKTPGRTQMINLFEVGDDRRLVDLPGYGFAQVPLEMKKKWQKALAEYLEKRRCLRGVVVMMDCRHPLKDLDANMIRWSVAAELPVLVLLTKADKLKQAVKQKTLRDVKSALEEFGGEIKVQLFSSLKGTGRGEAIAHIGRWLDPQDEVVAE
- a CDS encoding c-type cytochrome, with translation MKKLALTLSVLAAFSGTVQAQGDEAKGQQVATTTCLACHGMDGNSMVPMYPKLAGQHQGYLLKQLKEFKQGAMSGGKEGRNDPIMAGMVMTLNEEQMADVSAFYASQTISAGAQVDAETQAKGEKLYMGGDAQRQITACAACHGPKGEGMNLAGYPSLAGQHPDYIKAQLEKFRSGARANDLNGMMTGVAKNLRDEDISLLSQYISSLK
- the yihI gene encoding Der GTPase-activating protein YihI: MTRQKKSRKINVHGPRQQTRTEKGSGHEGKRRNAKGKAAGSRQNEGSAKSRLRADRPQDTLDPRLGSKKPISLVAPQNEAPVAKPLSPEQELEKLENLPRLNDLLDRLDQDEVLSAEDQQWLDAKLDRIEQLMTQLGIELEEAQEQQAAPQPEQDLMSRFESGSELLDDYKE